TCTGGTCCTGTTCTGCCAGACTTGTAATTAATTCTTTTTCTCTTGCTCTAAATGCCTTTTCACCCAGTTGGTGAAAAATTTTAGAAACAGGCATATGATATTCCTTTTCAATTTCTTCATCTACGTCAATAAATGGACGGTTAAGCTTCTTTGCCACAAGCTTTCCAACTGTCGTCTTTCCAACACCCATAAACCCAATAAATACAATACTTCTGTCGCTGTTTTTCAAAACCTTCCATCTCCCATAATGAACAAACTATTTAGCTAATTATAAGGCTTATTCGACAAATAATAAACTAATTGTCCGCCAATAGAAAAAGTGGTGCACAAGGCACCACTTAGTTTTTCATCTTCGGATCAAGGATATCTCGGAGGCCATCGCCCATTAGATTAAATCCTAGGACGGTAAGCATAATGGCGACACCTGGAAAGAATAATGTCCATGGCGCCTGGGTAATATAATTTTTTGAATCAGCCAGCATTTTCCCCCACTCAGGAGTTGGTGCTTGTGCCCCCATACCAAGAAACCCTAGAGCGGCAGCTTCAATAATGGCTGTTGCAATAGCAAGTGTCGCTTGTACAATAACAGGGGAAATACTATTAGGTAGAATATGACGGAATAGAATTCGTGTATCCCTCATACCCACAGCACGGGCTGCCATAATATATTCTTCCTGTTTCACACTTAGTACTTTTGAGCGGACCAGACGGCCAAAGTTAGGAATATTAATAACTGCTATTGCGATTAAAGCATTCCTCAAAGATGGACCTAGAATGGCTACTACTGCAATAGCTAATAAAATACTAGGAAATGCAAGCATGATATCAAAAATACGGGAGATAATGGAATCTACCCACCGGCCATAATAGCCTGCAACGATTCCTAGGATCGTTCCAAAGACAACAGATCCTATGACTGAAAAAGTTCCTACCCACAAGGATATTCTAGCTCCATACACAATCCGGGAAAAAATGTCTCGTCCAAAATCATCCGTACCAAACCAATGTTCACTAGAAGGTGCCAGCATTCGATCGGATAACACTTGCTCCTTATAACTAAATGGCGCAATGACAGGTGCTAAAATAGCTAGAATAATAAAGAAGACAACTATTCCTAAGCCGGCAAGCGCTAATTTATTTTTAGTAAAAGATTGTAAGGCTTCCTTCCAGGGAGGTGTCAGCTTTTCCTCAACAGCTTTCACAGATAGATCCGCTGCGGTTTTTGCAAGTTCTGCCACTTTTCATCCCTCCTCTATTTCGTGTATTTGATTCTTGGGTCTACAAAGACATACAAGAGATCCACGATTAAATTGATCAGTACAAAGATGGCTGCAATTACTAAAATGCCTGACTGAATGACCGGATAATCACGATAGGCAATAGCGTCATATAAATACCTGCCTATTCCAGGCCACCCAAAGATGGTTTCAGTTAAAATAGCCCCACCTAAAAGAAGCCCTGTTTGCAAACCGATAATTGTAAGAACCGGAATAACCGCATTTTTTAAGGAGTGCTTATAAACCACCCAAAACATACTTAATCCCTTTGCCCTTGCAGTCCGGATATAATCTGATTGCATTACTTCAAGCATGGTTGCACGGGTCATCCTCGCAATAATCGCCATTGGGATCGTAGCAAGAGCGGATGCCGGCAAGATAATATGCTTAAGAACGACTACAAACTGATCAAATCTTCCTTGTAATAGGGTATCGAGTAAATATATGTTGGTAATTGCCGAAATAGGGTCCCTCGCATCCTCTCTTCCTGTCGTTGGCAGCCAGCCCAAATCGATAGCAAAAGCCCATTGCAACATTAAACCAAGCCAAAATATCGGCATGGATACCCCAATTAACGCAAGGACCATCGCACCATAATCAAACCAAGATTTAGAGAACCAGGCGCTAATAATTCCGGCATTTACTCCAATAACAACTGCAATCAACATTGCTACAATTGTAAGCTCAACTGTCGCTGCTAAATAAGGCCAAATCTCGGCATTAATAGGTCCTCTAGACCGAAGGGAAATGCCCAAATCTCCATGAATCAGAGTGTTAAGATATTCAAAATATTGTATGTACCATGGACGGTTTAACCCAAGTTGTTCTGTAAGAGCCGCAAGGGCTTCTGGAGTTGCTCTTTGACCTAAAATGATTCGTGCAGGGTCACCAGGAATAGCGTGAATAATAGCAAAAACAATCAATGTCATCCCAAATAAGACAGGGATTAAGGAAAAAATACGGCGAACTGTGTAAGTAAACAAGCTCTCACCTTCTTTCATAAAGATGAACTAAAGACAAAAAATTTTAACAAAAGGGGAGGGATCACTCCCTCCCCCTCATGATTTCTGCTTATTTCTTAAATTCAACCTTGTCTAGGGCTTCAGAACCAGTTGGATGTGGAATATAACCAACTACGTCCTTACTTGCAGCAGACAATGGCTTAGAGTGAAGTAATGGTACCCATGGAGCATCCTCATGGATAATCTCTTGAGCTTTCTTGTATAGCTCGTTACGTTTTTCTTGATCTGTTCCTTGTTGAGCTTGGATTAAAAGATCATGCAACGGATCACTGCTATATCTAGAATAGTTGTTTGCACCAATAGCATCCTTATCTAACAAAGTGTATAAGAAGTTATCAGGGTCACCATTGTCGCCTGTCCATCCCATTAAGAATGCATCGAAGTCGCCTTTAGCTGCCTTATCTAAATAAGTAGCCCACTCTAAAGTATTAAGCTTAACTTTAATACCAATTTTGCTTAAATTATCTTGAATAACTTCAGCTACTTTAGGTGGTTCAGACATGTAAAGACGTGGGATGTTCATTGCCCATAATTCCATTTCAAATCCGTTTGGATAGCCTGCTTCTTTCAACATTTCTTTTGCTTTTTCTGGATTATAGTCATATTCTTCAATTGCATCATTGTAACCTTCGATGGAAGGAGGCATTGGATTCTTAGCTGGACTTGCATTACCACCATAGAATGCATCAATGATCGCTTTTTTATCGATCGCATGGTTGATCGCTTGACGTACTAACTTATTGTCAAATGGCTTACGATTTAGTGTAAAGCTTAGGTAAGCAATATTCATTGATGGACGCTCATAGATTTTTAACTTATCGTTGCTAGTTACGGCTTTAGCATCAGAATCATTTAAACCATCCATAATATCAACCTCACCGTTAACAAGTGCGTTAAGGCGTGCTGTGTTTTCAGGAATAACACGGAAGATTACTTTGTTTAGCTTTGGAAGACCCTTAACCCAGTAATCAGGATTCTTTTCCAGAGTGATCCGGTCATTCTGCTTCCACTCAACAAATTTGAATGGACCTGTTCCAACTGGATGACTTCTGTAATCATCACCGTATTTCTCAATTGCCGCTGGGCTCGCAATTGCAAATGGTGACATCGCTAAGTTCTTTAAGAGAATGGAGCCATAGGACGTTTTAGTACAAATTGAACCGTATTGGCATCAACTGCTTTCACTTCCTTAATTACATGGCCTTCATCTTTTGCATAGCCGCCAAACATTGTGTAATAAGGAAATTTATCTTCATCCCCATTCATCCAGCGGTTAAAGTTATACACGACTGCTTCCGCATTAAAATCAGTACCGTCATGGAACTTTACACCTTCTTGAAGCTTGAATGTATAAGTCAAACCATCTGGAGTTACTTCCCAGCTTTTTGCAAGCTTAGGCTTAAGGGTAGTATCTGTATCACCATAATCTAGCAATGTATCATAGATGTTCTCTGTTACTTTGAAGGTATCACCCTCAGTTGTTGTGATTGGGTCAAGTGATACTGAGTCAACACCGCGGGCATAGATTAATGTGTCCTTACCAGAAGCTGTATTCTTGCCCGTTTCTTTGCCATCTTTTGAATCGCTATTGCTTTTGCTGCTGCAGCCAACTAAGAACATGCTGATGGCTAATAGAGCCACTAACAGCAGCTTAAAAGATTTTTTCTTCATAAGCTTTTTTACCCCCTATTTACTTTGTTTTTATATCATAAATGCAGCAAATCACTGGTTATATAAGTGACAGGCTACAAAATGACCATTGAGATTACTTTCCTGCGGTCTAGTCGTCTTACAAATGTCCATACACTCTTTACATCTTGTATGGAATGCACACCCTGAAGGAGGATTGGCTGGACTAGGCAGCTCCCCTTCTATTAATATCGTTTTCTTCTTAATATCTGGATCTGGTATCGGTACGGCAGAAAGAAGTGCTTTTGTGTATGGATGCTTGGGATTCTCGTAAAGCTCCTCACTTTCTGCTAACTCTATTAATCTTCCTAAATACATGACACCCACACGATCACTAATATGACGAACGACGCCAAGATCATGGGCGATAAATATGTAGGTAAGTTGAAATTCCTTTTGAATTTCCTTCATCAGGTTAAGAACTTGTGCCTGAATGGATACGTCTAATGCTGACACCGGTTCATCCGCAATAATTAATTTCGGTTTCGTCATCAATGCCTTGGCAATACCAATACGCTGACGCTGCCCGCCGCTAAATTGGTGTGGGTATCTTTTGGCGTGGTAGCTGCTTAAACCTACCACCTCGAGCATATCTCTAACCTGCTTCTTGCGTTCTTCTTTTGTCCCAATTCCGTGGACAATCAGAGGCTCCTCTAGAATCTGTTCAATCGAGTGTCTAGGGTTTAAGGACGCATATGGGTCCTGGAACACCATTTGGATATCTCTTCGTGTTCTTCGTAACTCAGCCTTTGACAAGCTAGTAATCTCTTTATCTTCAAACACAATCTTCCCATCACTTGCTTCTATTAATCGCATGAGTAATCGACCAGTGGTTGATTTACCACAGCCACTTTCCCCAACAATACCTAAGGTTTCGCCTTTTTTTACATAAAAAGAAACATCATCAACTGCTTTTACTTCGCCTTGTTTTCTTCCAAAAAGTCCACCTGTGATCGGAAAGTATTTTTTTAGACCATTAACCTCAAGAAGTAACTCCGACATGTTTATCACTCCCCTTCAGTGTATGTAGGAAACAGCGCACTTCATGTCCGTCTTTTTCCGTTTTATATAATTGTGGTGATTCTTCGTGACATTGAGCGAACACCTCTGAGCATCTTGCGGCAAAGCGACAGCCTTTATGAACAGACCCGGGTGTTGGAACTGTTCCAGGAATACTATAGAGCCGCTCCTTCTTCCCTCTAAGGTCTGGAACCGATTTTAGGAGCCCAATTGTGTATGGGTGCTGCGGGTTTTTAAGGATTGTCCTAACATCCCCTTGTTCAACGATTTGACCGGAATACATTACAATGACTCGCTCACAAATTTCTGCTACCACACCTAAATCATGGGTAATCAAAATGATGGAAGTGTTCGTCTTTTGATTTAAGTCCTTCATTAATGCAAGAATTTGTGCTTGAATCGTCACGTCAAGAGCTGTTGTGGGCTCGTCCGCAATCAGCACCCTTGGATTACAGGCCATCGCCATTGCAATCATAACCCTTTGCCGCATCCCTCCTGATAATTGGTGAGGGTATTCTTTAAGAATTCCTTCTGCTCTAGGAATTCCGACTAACTTTAAAAGCTCGATACAACGTTGCTTGATTTGGATCTTTGTTAGGTCTGTATGTAATTTGATGGCCTCCATTAACTGATTCCCGACTGTAAATAGAGGATTTAATGAGGTCATTGGTTCCTGGAAGATCATTGATATTTGGTTACCTCGGATTTTCCGCCACTCTTTTTCAGAAATATTTTTCAGGTCTCTTCCTTCAAAAACAATTTCCCCATTCTCGATTTTCCCTGGCGGAGAAGGGATTAGTCCCATCGTAGCTAAGGACGTTACACTTTTACCACTTCCGGATTCCCCTACAATGCCCAGAATTTCTCCATCCCTTAATTCAAAACTAATACCATCCACAGCTGGTACAAACTTTTTTCCTGTTTGAAACGATATCTTTAAATCATTTATGTGGAGAATAGGATCTTTATCCATATTTACACCTACTTTGACTATTAATTTCGTAAACCTAAATATTCTTCTGAAATATTAAAATTTATAAAATTTTAAGACTATTATGACATATATTACTTTAGTGTGACCATCGAAATTTGTCAATCAATAAAAAAATTTTAAAAAAGCCTGACACCACGGCACGTTAACGTATTAACGCGCCGGGGGTCAGGCACCACAATTGGGGTTACTCTCTATATTGGATCCCTTGGATTTTTTCTTTTTTAATTGATTTTATAAAGGAGAATATCATTAAAATCATTATTATAGTAAAAGGAAAGGCCGCTATAATGGAAGCGGTTTGTAAAGCACCCAATCCCCCAGCCCATAACAATACTGCGGCTGAAGCCGATTGAATAATTCCCCACACTACTTTCACTCCATTGGGCGGATTAAGGTCTCCTCCTGTAGATTGCATGCCTAAAACCAAATGTAGCCGAATCTGCTGATGTGATGAAAAATGTGCTAATAAGTAAGATAGCTATATATGACATAACATGTCCGAACGGAAAATGTAACAAGACCGAAAATAACGCAATTTCCTGTCCCTTTTCATTGATAATGTCCATGATATGTTGATTTTGGAAATACTCCAAATAGACTGCAGAACCGCCAAATACAGAAAACCATAAGGCTCCGAATACTGTGGGAACTAGTAAGACACCAATAATAAACTCTCTTATGGTTCTGCCTTTCGAGACTCGCGCGATAAAAGTGCCAACAAATGGCGCCCACGCAATCCACCAGGCCCAATAGAAAATAGTCCAGTCTTGCACCCATGTATTTTGTTCAAATGGGCTCAATCTAAAACTCATCGCTGTTAGATTTTGCAGATAACTTCCGATTGAAGTTGTAAATAAGTCCATAATAAAGTTGGTTGGACCTGAAAATAAGAGAAAAATCATAAGTGCAATCGCCAAAAAGATATTCGCGTTACTCAACAGTGCAATCCCTTTATCCAATCCGGTTGTCGCTGATAGCATATAGAGGACTGTTACCACTACGATAATAATCAACTGGGTTGTAAAATTATTTTGAATAGCAGGAATCATATAGGATGCTCCACCGCTTATTTGTGTAGCACCAAACCCCAGTGATGTCGCCACTCCAAAAATCGTAGCAAAAATAGCAATAAAGTCGAATAATATCCCTAAAGGACCGTTCACTCGCTCTCCGAAAAGTGGAGATAAGATTTTACTAACTACACCTGGAGTGTCCTTTCGGAAATTGAAATAAGCAAGAATTAAACCAATCACAGCATAAATAGCCCATGGGTGTAATCCCCAATGAAAGAAGGAATATCTAAGCGCCATTCTGGCCGATTCTGCCGTTTGTCCTTTTCCCGCAGGCGGTTCATAATAGTGTGATAAAGGCTCTGCCACACCCCAAAAGACTAAACCAATCCCCATTCCGGCACTAAATAACATAGCAAACCAGGTTAGACTGCTGAATTCAGGTTCATCGGTATCTTTTCCAAGCTTTACGTTCCCATATCTCGTAAAAATTAATGCTAGTGCAAAAACTAGGAAACCACTAGCGGAGAGTAGATAAAACCATCCGAATTTTTCAATTATAGAGCCTTGAATGACACTCGTTACATGTTGAAGATTTCCGTTTGGAAGATATGATTTTG
The window above is part of the Bacillus sp. SORGH_AS_0510 genome. Proteins encoded here:
- the nikC gene encoding nickel transporter permease; this encodes MAELAKTAADLSVKAVEEKLTPPWKEALQSFTKNKLALAGLGIVVFFIILAILAPVIAPFSYKEQVLSDRMLAPSSEHWFGTDDFGRDIFSRIVYGARISLWVGTFSVIGSVVFGTILGIVAGYYGRWVDSIISRIFDIMLAFPSILLAIAVVAILGPSLRNALIAIAVINIPNFGRLVRSKVLSVKQEEYIMAARAVGMRDTRILFRHILPNSISPVIVQATLAIATAIIEAAALGFLGMGAQAPTPEWGKMLADSKNYITQAPWTLFFPGVAIMLTVLGFNLMGDGLRDILDPKMKN
- a CDS encoding ABC transporter permease produces the protein MFTYTVRRIFSLIPVLFGMTLIVFAIIHAIPGDPARIILGQRATPEALAALTEQLGLNRPWYIQYFEYLNTLIHGDLGISLRSRGPINAEIWPYLAATVELTIVAMLIAVVIGVNAGIISAWFSKSWFDYGAMVLALIGVSMPIFWLGLMLQWAFAIDLGWLPTTGREDARDPISAITNIYLLDTLLQGRFDQFVVVLKHIILPASALATIPMAIIARMTRATMLEVMQSDYIRTARAKGLSMFWVVYKHSLKNAVIPVLTIIGLQTGLLLGGAILTETIFGWPGIGRYLYDAIAYRDYPVIQSGILVIAAIFVLINLIVDLLYVFVDPRIKYTK
- a CDS encoding ABC transporter ATP-binding protein — translated: MSELLLEVNGLKKYFPITGGLFGRKQGEVKAVDDVSFYVKKGETLGIVGESGCGKSTTGRLLMRLIEASDGKIVFEDKEITSLSKAELRRTRRDIQMVFQDPYASLNPRHSIEQILEEPLIVHGIGTKEERKKQVRDMLEVVGLSSYHAKRYPHQFSGGQRQRIGIAKALMTKPKLIIADEPVSALDVSIQAQVLNLMKEIQKEFQLTYIFIAHDLGVVRHISDRVGVMYLGRLIELAESEELYENPKHPYTKALLSAVPIPDPDIKKKTILIEGELPSPANPPSGCAFHTRCKECMDICKTTRPQESNLNGHFVACHLYNQ
- a CDS encoding ABC transporter ATP-binding protein produces the protein MDKDPILHINDLKISFQTGKKFVPAVDGISFELRDGEILGIVGESGSGKSVTSLATMGLIPSPPGKIENGEIVFEGRDLKNISEKEWRKIRGNQISMIFQEPMTSLNPLFTVGNQLMEAIKLHTDLTKIQIKQRCIELLKLVGIPRAEGILKEYPHQLSGGMRQRVMIAMAMACNPRVLIADEPTTALDVTIQAQILALMKDLNQKTNTSIILITHDLGVVAEICERVIVMYSGQIVEQGDVRTILKNPQHPYTIGLLKSVPDLRGKKERLYSIPGTVPTPGSVHKGCRFAARCSEVFAQCHEESPQLYKTEKDGHEVRCFLHTLKGSDKHVGVTS